In one Bdellovibrionota bacterium genomic region, the following are encoded:
- a CDS encoding efflux RND transporter permease subunit, whose translation MSLSEFFIRRHVFTWMIMIGLIVFGLFSYQRVGISEFPDVDFPVVSISINREGSSPQLNEIEIADRVENALSSVQGIKKISSTSKTGSTEIVAEFDLDKDIDVAVQDVQSVLSRIQRQLPDDIDPPSVRKTNPEDSPIMWLGISSKKLSRFELMGLVRDQIQPKFSTVDGVADIFQGGYVEPNLRVWVDAQKLRRLDLSVNDLVSSIQAEHAELPAGLIEAQNEELNVRTYGEATTIDDFLKLPILKRGGSPNYSPIQMSDVVTAELGLESNRSLARAMGETSVGLGIRKQRGVNAVQVADNVKARLKEVQNQYKEDLNITVNFDTTTFIKEAIDELIHTLIFAAILTSIVCLIFLGSFAATVNVVLAIPTALIGAFIFVNAFGYTLNTFTLLALSMAVGIVVDDAIMVHENITRHESMGKKPLLASIDGGREIFFAVIATTFSLLAIFTPVAYVQGVIGKYLAQFGLILSVAVFLSMIEALTLTPMRYSQFKAREEALGKKAHDPTKPPLFERIMHPIESLYNRTLILALNYKISVIVVSVVIFLLSLLILKGVPKEFTPYQDVGRVAVMLRAPLGVSINYMDEKLKEIEAILAKSPSVERFFGFVGGGQVNSGRLFVTLKPKDQREGQAEVAKKLREELKGIKGMQVLIQDNASRGFSSGRGYPVEFAVLGPNFQTLSKLSEDLKKKMQDSGFMTDVDSNFREGLPEVQILPNRDAAALRGVSVADINSTIQAMIGGVVVGRYTQDAYRYDIRVRLKEDNRSKKEDILKLFVRNNRGEMIPLSDLVTLNQTTILQEITREDRQRAISLTANVAENSSQDEAMAFAKSLSTELPDGYQMKFSGSAEAFQETFRGLILAMILGILVTYMLLASQFNSFLQPMIILLAIPFSLSGAFFALLVFGQSINIYSMIGILLVLGLVLKNSIMLVDFTNKKREEDGLSVVEALKVACPLRLRPIIMTSLATIVGALPAALAIGPGAESRIPMALTIIGGMAISTFFTLYVVPCVYEVVIRDNKIKSS comes from the coding sequence TTGAGTTTATCAGAGTTCTTTATACGCAGACACGTATTCACGTGGATGATCATGATTGGTCTTATTGTGTTTGGTCTATTCTCCTACCAAAGAGTAGGGATCAGTGAATTTCCTGACGTGGATTTTCCTGTCGTCAGCATTTCCATCAATCGTGAAGGCTCTTCTCCGCAGTTGAATGAAATTGAAATTGCCGATCGAGTGGAGAATGCTCTTTCGTCCGTACAAGGTATCAAAAAAATATCTTCGACTTCGAAGACTGGTAGTACAGAGATTGTTGCTGAATTTGATTTAGATAAAGACATCGATGTTGCAGTTCAAGATGTGCAATCCGTGCTTTCAAGAATTCAAAGACAGCTTCCGGATGATATTGATCCTCCTTCGGTAAGAAAAACAAATCCTGAGGACAGCCCGATTATGTGGCTCGGGATTTCTTCAAAAAAACTTTCTCGTTTTGAATTGATGGGACTGGTGAGAGATCAAATTCAACCCAAATTTTCCACGGTTGACGGAGTTGCTGATATTTTTCAAGGCGGTTATGTTGAACCGAACTTAAGAGTTTGGGTTGACGCTCAAAAGTTGAGAAGACTGGATCTTTCTGTAAATGATTTAGTGAGTAGTATTCAAGCGGAGCACGCCGAGTTGCCTGCGGGACTTATTGAAGCACAAAACGAAGAGTTGAATGTCAGAACATATGGTGAAGCCACGACCATTGATGATTTTTTAAAACTTCCAATTCTAAAGCGCGGTGGTAGTCCTAACTATTCTCCAATCCAAATGTCCGATGTGGTTACTGCGGAATTGGGTTTAGAAAGTAATAGATCTTTAGCGAGAGCAATGGGTGAGACCTCTGTAGGTCTTGGTATAAGAAAGCAGCGCGGGGTAAATGCAGTTCAAGTTGCAGACAATGTCAAAGCTAGGCTTAAAGAAGTACAAAATCAATACAAAGAAGATCTGAATATCACTGTTAACTTTGATACTACAACTTTCATTAAGGAAGCCATTGACGAATTGATTCACACTTTAATTTTTGCAGCGATCCTCACATCTATTGTTTGTTTGATATTCTTAGGATCATTTGCTGCCACGGTGAATGTGGTGTTGGCAATTCCTACGGCACTCATTGGAGCATTTATTTTTGTAAATGCTTTTGGTTATACTTTAAATACCTTCACTCTTCTTGCTCTTTCTATGGCGGTGGGGATTGTAGTCGATGATGCCATTATGGTACACGAGAATATTACTCGTCACGAATCCATGGGTAAAAAACCTCTGCTCGCATCCATCGATGGTGGTAGGGAAATTTTCTTTGCCGTCATTGCTACGACATTTTCGTTGCTGGCGATATTTACACCGGTGGCTTATGTTCAGGGCGTAATCGGCAAATACCTTGCGCAATTTGGTTTGATTTTGAGCGTGGCCGTATTTTTATCCATGATTGAGGCTCTGACTCTCACGCCGATGAGGTATTCGCAGTTCAAGGCACGGGAAGAAGCATTGGGAAAAAAGGCGCATGATCCAACAAAACCTCCGTTGTTTGAAAGAATTATGCATCCGATTGAAAGTCTTTATAATAGAACTTTAATCCTAGCATTGAATTATAAAATATCAGTGATTGTGGTTTCGGTGGTGATCTTTTTATTATCACTTTTGATTTTAAAAGGCGTACCTAAAGAATTCACTCCATATCAAGATGTCGGAAGAGTCGCTGTTATGCTAAGAGCTCCACTTGGAGTTTCTATAAATTACATGGATGAAAAATTAAAAGAGATCGAAGCTATTTTGGCAAAAAGTCCTTCGGTGGAAAGATTTTTTGGATTTGTCGGCGGCGGCCAAGTGAATTCGGGGAGACTTTTTGTTACTTTAAAACCCAAAGATCAAAGAGAAGGCCAAGCTGAGGTTGCAAAAAAACTCAGAGAAGAGTTGAAGGGCATTAAGGGAATGCAAGTTCTTATTCAAGATAATGCTTCGAGAGGATTTTCAAGTGGGAGAGGTTATCCGGTAGAATTTGCTGTTTTGGGACCGAATTTTCAAACTCTCTCTAAACTTTCTGAAGATTTAAAAAAGAAAATGCAAGATTCAGGATTTATGACAGACGTGGATAGCAATTTCCGGGAAGGTTTACCTGAAGTTCAAATTCTTCCCAATCGCGATGCGGCCGCTTTAAGAGGGGTGAGTGTTGCGGATATCAATTCCACGATTCAAGCTATGATTGGTGGGGTAGTAGTTGGTCGATACACGCAAGATGCTTATCGATATGATATCCGCGTAAGACTTAAAGAAGATAACCGCAGTAAAAAAGAAGATATTTTAAAACTCTTTGTTAGAAATAACAGGGGAGAGATGATTCCGCTTTCAGATCTGGTGACTCTAAATCAAACTACGATTTTACAGGAAATTACCAGAGAGGATAGGCAAAGAGCCATTAGCTTAACTGCCAACGTAGCCGAGAATTCGTCACAAGACGAAGCAATGGCATTTGCAAAAAGTCTATCCACGGAGCTTCCAGATGGTTATCAGATGAAGTTCAGCGGTAGTGCCGAGGCTTTTCAAGAAACTTTTCGAGGTTTGATCTTGGCGATGATCTTGGGAATTCTTGTGACGTATATGCTGCTCGCATCACAGTTCAATAGCTTTTTGCAACCCATGATTATTTTGCTCGCGATTCCCTTCAGTTTGTCCGGTGCATTTTTTGCGCTCTTGGTCTTCGGGCAAAGTATTAACATCTACAGTATGATCGGTATTTTATTGGTCTTGGGTTTGGTACTCAAAAACTCAATCATGCTTGTCGATTTTACTAATAAAAAACGGGAAGAAGATGGACTC